In Dermacentor andersoni chromosome 4, qqDerAnde1_hic_scaffold, whole genome shotgun sequence, the following proteins share a genomic window:
- the LOC129386230 gene encoding alpha-tocopherol transfer protein-like isoform X5 has product MAPLSSRLLLCKASKTKNMKTMRQSSIPNICEFPGKSKRSHKKGAPSLNCPTDDDFLVKFLRARKYDTQSAFENIKKYFKVRRDRPELFEELTPSSIPFDVVCRKHQLLTVSRRTDPLGRMVLLMKIGSWNTEMCTLNDFFRVGIALAECFLLRQDFQVRGIVVVIDLKGLSVYHLPYYTPSVIRTLVSLVQNCLPLRLQKVYIINNPPIFDYLFAIAKTFLKAKLVKRIRLLGYNLTELHQLVPDDVISKEHEGTNESFDYDQLERELKTAENFFQALSSYGYRETLSTKRAPEPNGVLADEELSSEDYVHL; this is encoded by the exons ATGGCTCCTTTATCTAGCCGGCTCCTCCTCTGCAAGGCAAGCAAAACTAAAAACATGAAAACGATGAGACAGTCAAGTATCCCAAACATATGCGAATTTCCGGGCAAGAGTAAACGAAGTCACAAAAAAG GTGCACCGTCGCTGAACTGCCCCACGGATGACGACTTTCTGGTCAAGTTTCTCCGCGCCCGCAAGTACGACACGCAGTCCGCTTTCGAGAACATCAAGAAATACTTCAAGGTTAGAAGGGACAGACCGGAACTGTTTGAAGAGCTAACTCCTAGCAGCATCCCTTTCGACGTCGTTTGCCGCAAGCATCAGCTGCTGACGGTGTCGCGCCGCACGGATCCACTGGGAAGAATGGTTCTGCTGATGAAGATCG GTTCCTGGAATACCGAGATGTGCACACTGAATGACTTCTTCAGGGTGGGCATAGCACTCGCCGAGTGCTTCCTCCTTCGGCAAGACTTTCAGGTTAGAGGCATTGTGGTCGTTATAGATTTAAAGGGCCTCAGCGTCTACCACCTGCCTTACTACACGCCTTCTGTTATAAGAACGCTCGTCAGTCTTGTACAG AACTGCTTGCCCTTGCGCCTGCAAAAAGTCTACATTATCAACAATCCTCCAATATTTGACTATTTATTTGCAATAGCCAAGACCTTCCTTAAAGCAAAACTAGTGAAACGG ATTCGCCTTCTTGGCTACAATCTGACAGAATTGCACCAACTTGTGCCGGATGACGTCATTTCGAAGGAACACGAAGGGACGAACGAAAGTTTCGATTACGACCAATTGGAGAGGGAGTTGAAGACTGCTGAGAATTTCTTCCAAGCGCTGAGCTCTTACGGATACCGCGAGACGTTGTCAACAAAAAGGGCGCCCGAGCCAAACGGCGTCCTCGCTGACGAGGAACTGTCAAGTGAAGATTACGTGCATCTTTAA